The Nitrosomonas sp. sh817 genome includes a window with the following:
- a CDS encoding SPOR domain-containing protein: MRIIFIILLIVNVALFASAQFRPDDRNKSAPLPVNPEKIILVPAHENCLMWGNFYEEQIQYATSVLAELLPDLAYSLEEAGDTTLYWLYIPPYPNKDLANREINKLRNLGIVSFRVKDGSQWENAISLGMFYDQTDALKQLREVEKKGIGIAKIEHRTVLLKKMVIREPTPDIKDSMQKLVEQFDDTQLHFGKCER; the protein is encoded by the coding sequence ATGAGAATAATCTTTATTATCCTGCTGATAGTGAATGTTGCATTATTTGCCAGTGCGCAGTTCCGCCCGGATGATCGAAATAAAAGCGCTCCGCTGCCGGTAAATCCGGAAAAAATTATTCTGGTGCCGGCTCACGAAAATTGTTTAATGTGGGGCAATTTTTACGAAGAACAAATACAATATGCGACATCGGTATTAGCCGAATTGTTACCCGATTTGGCCTATAGTTTGGAGGAAGCCGGTGATACCACTTTGTATTGGCTTTATATTCCACCGTATCCCAATAAAGATCTGGCTAATCGTGAAATCAACAAACTCAGGAATCTGGGCATTGTGAGTTTTCGTGTTAAAGACGGCAGTCAGTGGGAGAATGCCATCTCTTTAGGAATGTTTTATGATCAGACCGACGCGCTCAAACAGCTTAGAGAAGTGGAAAAGAAAGGGATTGGCATTGCAAAAATCGAGCATCGTACGGTTCTCCTAAAAAAAATGGTGATCCGCGAGCCGACACCCGATATCAAGGATTCGATGCAAAAGCTGGTAGAACAGTTTGACGATACGCAGTTACATTTTGGTAAATGCGAACGTTAA
- the map gene encoding type I methionyl aminopeptidase, translating into MKVTIKTPQEIEKMRIAGRLASEVLDFISPHVTAGITTEELDTLCHNYMVDVQKTIPAPLNYAPSGHTPYPKSICTSVNNQICHGVPGKKILKNGDIINIDITVIYEGYHGDTSRMFYIGEPSIQAKRLCEVTYEAMWRGIDQIAPGKHLGDIGHAIQKLAEGVGYSVVREFCGHGIGAKFHEDPQVLHYGRPGTGLELKSGMIFTVEPMINAGKAAIRHLPDGWTVTTKDGSLSAQWEHTILVTENGHEVLTVSAGAPAKPTYRFAS; encoded by the coding sequence ATGAAGGTAACCATTAAAACACCGCAGGAAATCGAGAAAATGCGCATTGCGGGGCGATTAGCCTCGGAGGTTCTGGATTTTATTTCTCCCCATGTTACCGCCGGCATTACGACGGAAGAACTGGATACGCTCTGTCACAACTATATGGTGGATGTACAGAAAACCATCCCGGCTCCGCTGAATTATGCGCCATCCGGACATACACCCTATCCAAAATCGATTTGCACGTCAGTCAATAATCAAATATGTCATGGCGTGCCCGGCAAAAAAATACTTAAAAACGGCGATATCATCAATATCGACATTACCGTCATCTACGAAGGCTATCATGGCGATACCAGCCGGATGTTCTATATCGGCGAGCCGTCGATTCAAGCCAAACGATTGTGCGAAGTTACTTATGAAGCCATGTGGCGTGGCATTGATCAAATTGCGCCGGGTAAACATTTGGGCGATATCGGTCACGCCATTCAAAAATTAGCCGAGGGTGTGGGTTACAGCGTAGTCAGGGAATTCTGCGGCCACGGTATCGGCGCGAAATTTCACGAAGATCCGCAAGTGTTGCATTACGGTCGTCCCGGAACCGGATTGGAACTCAAATCCGGCATGATTTTTACCGTGGAACCGATGATCAACGCCGGAAAAGCCGCTATCCGTCACTTGCCGGACGGCTGGACGGTTACCACTAAAGATGGCAGCTTGTCCGCGCAATGGGAGCACACCATTCTCGTGACTGAAAACGGTCATGAAGTGTTGACCGTGTCGGCGGGCGCTCCAGCCAAACCAACCTATCGTTTCGCATCTTAA
- a CDS encoding cytochrome c, which yields MKIFKNMVLFAALLVAAPISAETTSESDSTAPEPAAPATVEEIAAGTCAGCHNADGNSVIPMNPILAGQHPEYITKQLMDFKANGEEPPKRNSPVMSAMVAALSQEDMKGLGEYYAKQKANPSQAPIDEKLIEAGKVIYHGGNIENGIPACASCHGPDGSGIPPHYPAVAGQHAEYTLSQLDQFNKGDRANDNAVMQQVVSRMSANEKRAVSAYIATIR from the coding sequence ATGAAAATTTTCAAGAATATGGTTTTATTCGCAGCATTATTAGTCGCTGCGCCGATTTCAGCCGAAACGACTTCTGAATCCGATTCCACTGCTCCTGAACCCGCTGCGCCGGCCACGGTTGAAGAGATTGCCGCAGGCACTTGCGCTGGCTGTCATAACGCTGATGGCAATAGTGTCATTCCGATGAATCCTATTCTGGCCGGACAACATCCGGAGTATATCACCAAGCAGTTGATGGATTTTAAGGCAAATGGCGAAGAACCGCCTAAACGCAACAGCCCTGTGATGTCCGCCATGGTCGCGGCACTGTCGCAGGAAGATATGAAAGGATTGGGAGAATACTACGCCAAACAAAAAGCTAATCCCAGCCAAGCGCCCATCGATGAAAAATTGATTGAAGCCGGCAAAGTTATTTATCACGGCGGCAATATCGAAAATGGCATTCCTGCCTGTGCAAGCTGCCATGGCCCGGACGGTTCCGGCATTCCGCCGCATTATCCTGCTGTTGCCGGACAACATGCGGAGTACACACTGTCACAGCTTGATCAATTCAACAAAGGCGATCGCGCTAACGACAACGCCGTCATGCAACAAGTTGTCAGCCGTATGAGCGCAAATGAAAAAAGAGCGGTTTCTGCATACATCGCAACGATTCGCTAA